In Agrobacterium sp. RAC06, a single window of DNA contains:
- a CDS encoding Y-family DNA polymerase has translation MRITALDDMAEGYGLRIGQGLAEARAICADLDVIEADPAADRALLDAIADWCDRYTPLVALDGDDGLMLDITGCAHLFGGEERLIEDVDRRMTAFGLAVKIAVGPTPGLARACSRFDGPRRVASCEAATALAPLPIAALRLEPQIVMNLARVGLKTIADLLAAPRAPITRRFGAGPILRLDQALGREGEPISPRRHLPLLSAERRLAEPIMTEDQVLDLAGRLAAGLKTSLEARGEGGRLFELLVFRVDGKVFRIEVGASAPLRDPGRIRALFEERLSVIHDELDAGFGFELVRLNVLLSEAFEVRQSALADEEDSGEDLTRFLDQVAARLGERALRLPVPLASHWPERASVHAPAADALKAADLSLPRSRTAARSARPLRLLHRPEEVEVMSVVPDGPPASFRWRRVQRRILRAEGPERLAPEWWSDGEDAPPRDYFRIEDSDGQRFWLYREGLYERRTVTPSWFLQGFFA, from the coding sequence ATGCGGATCACCGCACTGGATGATATGGCCGAAGGCTACGGCCTGCGGATCGGACAAGGACTGGCGGAAGCCCGCGCCATCTGTGCAGACCTCGACGTGATCGAAGCGGATCCGGCCGCAGACCGCGCTCTTCTTGATGCCATCGCCGACTGGTGTGACCGCTACACGCCGCTGGTGGCTCTCGACGGCGATGACGGACTGATGCTGGATATCACCGGCTGCGCCCATCTCTTCGGCGGCGAGGAAAGGCTGATCGAGGACGTTGATCGCCGCATGACCGCCTTCGGCCTTGCGGTCAAGATCGCGGTCGGCCCGACCCCTGGTCTCGCCCGTGCCTGCAGCCGTTTTGATGGCCCACGGCGCGTCGCATCATGCGAGGCCGCAACAGCACTCGCCCCCCTGCCGATCGCGGCCCTCAGGCTCGAACCGCAGATCGTCATGAACCTCGCACGGGTCGGCTTGAAGACAATAGCGGATCTGCTCGCAGCCCCGCGCGCGCCGATCACCCGCCGCTTCGGCGCAGGTCCGATCCTGCGTCTCGATCAGGCGCTTGGACGGGAAGGCGAGCCCATTTCGCCGCGACGCCATCTGCCGCTCTTGTCGGCCGAAAGGCGTCTCGCAGAACCGATCATGACCGAAGATCAGGTCCTTGATCTCGCGGGTCGTCTGGCTGCGGGCTTGAAAACCTCGCTTGAAGCCCGCGGCGAGGGGGGCCGGCTGTTCGAACTTCTGGTTTTTCGGGTCGATGGCAAGGTCTTTCGGATCGAGGTCGGGGCCTCCGCCCCCTTGCGTGACCCAGGCCGCATCCGGGCCTTGTTCGAGGAACGCCTTTCCGTCATCCATGACGAGCTTGATGCCGGTTTCGGCTTCGAGCTCGTTCGTCTCAATGTCCTCCTGAGCGAGGCCTTTGAAGTCCGCCAGTCCGCCCTTGCCGACGAGGAGGACAGCGGCGAAGATCTCACACGCTTCCTCGATCAGGTGGCCGCCCGCCTGGGTGAGCGGGCGCTGCGTCTGCCCGTACCGCTGGCCAGCCACTGGCCGGAGAGAGCATCGGTACATGCCCCGGCCGCCGATGCGCTCAAGGCGGCAGATCTTTCTTTGCCTCGATCCCGAACGGCGGCGAGATCGGCGCGTCCCTTGCGCCTCCTCCATCGACCTGAAGAGGTCGAGGTCATGTCCGTGGTCCCGGATGGTCCACCGGCCAGCTTTCGCTGGCGCCGTGTCCAACGGCGTATCCTCAGGGCCGAAGGCCCGGAGCGCCTGGCGCCGGAATGGTGGTCCGATGGCGAGGATGCTCCGCCACGCGATTATTTCCGTATCGAAGATAGCGACGGCCAGCGCTTCTGGCTGTATCGCGAGGGTCTTTATGAGCGGCGGACCGTGACGCCGAGCTGGTTCCTTCAGGGCTTCTTCGCGTGA
- a CDS encoding metallopeptidase family protein: MARIDQSEDWRERHAPTISTFESLAIEAYGHLPQEFRDLSRDLIIEIADFPTDEVFEDMALETPFDLLGLFEGRGISERFSMETGMMPNRIILYRRPILDYWAENEETLGDIITHVLIHEIGHHFGLSDDDMERIEESAEEAAAAER, encoded by the coding sequence ATGGCCCGCATAGACCAGAGCGAGGATTGGCGCGAACGACACGCCCCGACGATCAGCACATTCGAGTCGCTGGCGATCGAGGCTTATGGGCACCTGCCGCAGGAGTTCCGCGACCTGAGCCGCGATCTCATTATCGAGATCGCCGATTTTCCGACCGATGAAGTGTTCGAGGATATGGCGCTCGAGACGCCCTTCGACCTGCTCGGCCTTTTCGAAGGACGCGGGATTTCCGAGCGTTTTTCGATGGAAACCGGCATGATGCCGAACCGCATCATCCTCTATCGCCGCCCCATCCTCGACTACTGGGCCGAAAACGAGGAAACGCTGGGCGATATCATCACCCATGTGCTGATCCATGAGATCGGCCATCATTTCGGCCTCTCCGATGATGACATGGAGCGGATCGAGGAAAGCGCCGAAGAGGCCGCCGCTGCTGAGCGGTAA
- a CDS encoding SDR family oxidoreductase: MQTLHGQVAIITGASSGIGLATARLFAEHGAAVVLNARGADALENAAAEIRQAGGTVVAVAGDVALPETHARLVDTALQRFGRLDIAINNAGTVGRIAPLASLEPNDWHDVLMGNLTSAFLAARAQIPAMQARGGGALVFVSSFVGTSVGLPGMSAYGAAKAGLMGLVKGITADYAAEGIRANALLSGGTDTAMAGDQAQKDWAASLHALKRIARPEEIAAAALFLAGPMGSFVAGSALYADGGNAAVK, translated from the coding sequence ATGCAAACACTTCACGGCCAAGTCGCGATCATCACCGGTGCTTCATCGGGTATCGGGCTGGCGACAGCACGTCTTTTCGCTGAACATGGGGCTGCTGTCGTCCTCAATGCACGGGGTGCAGATGCGCTCGAAAATGCCGCCGCCGAGATCCGGCAGGCTGGCGGGACGGTTGTTGCCGTGGCCGGTGACGTCGCTCTTCCAGAAACGCATGCACGGCTCGTGGATACGGCCCTGCAGCGTTTTGGCCGGCTCGATATCGCCATCAACAATGCCGGTACCGTTGGACGGATTGCGCCTCTCGCTTCTCTCGAGCCCAATGACTGGCATGATGTGCTCATGGGCAATCTCACCTCGGCCTTTCTCGCGGCCCGCGCCCAGATCCCAGCCATGCAGGCGCGTGGAGGGGGTGCGTTGGTGTTTGTCTCCAGCTTCGTTGGCACAAGCGTCGGTCTGCCTGGAATGTCTGCCTATGGTGCGGCCAAGGCGGGGCTGATGGGGCTCGTCAAAGGGATTACGGCCGATTATGCCGCCGAAGGCATCCGAGCCAACGCCTTGCTGTCTGGTGGAACGGATACGGCCATGGCTGGCGATCAGGCTCAAAAGGATTGGGCTGCTTCGCTGCATGCGCTGAAGCGGATCGCACGGCCGGAGGAAATCGCGGCTGCAGCTCTTTTCCTTGCTGGTCCCATGGGCAGTTTCGTTGCGGGGTCTGCCCTTTACGCCGATGGCGGCAACGCCGCCGTCAAATAA
- the ftrA gene encoding transcriptional regulator FtrA — translation MTTCVKITPMTPASPFTSSPLTGPRVVTLAYDGLCTFEFGVAVEVFGLARPEMGEGWYRHATAAIEQGPLRAAGGLTVSASGGLKLLKEADLIVVPGWRGIDEPVPLSLIEALRAAHARGARLMSLCSGVAVLAATGLLDGRKATTHWRYADTILQRHPEIHLDPDVLYVDEGQILTAAGSAAGIDLCLHVVRRDFGADAANSVARRLVVPPHREGGQAQFIERPVPQEREGQRMGPLIDWIEANLQREVTLAEMAARAGMSSRTFQRRFRDLTGHSPGEFVLTRRLRHACDLLERRASLSLDDIAVASGFGTPATLRHHFRTRLQTSPAAYRARFGQSA, via the coding sequence ATGACAACATGCGTAAAGATCACGCCAATGACGCCGGCATCGCCTTTCACATCCTCGCCGCTGACGGGACCACGCGTCGTAACCCTCGCCTATGACGGCCTCTGCACCTTCGAATTCGGGGTTGCCGTTGAGGTCTTCGGCCTTGCGCGACCGGAAATGGGAGAGGGCTGGTATCGTCACGCAACGGCGGCGATCGAGCAGGGCCCTCTGCGCGCTGCTGGCGGCCTGACGGTCAGCGCTTCAGGTGGACTGAAACTCCTCAAGGAAGCAGATCTGATCGTCGTGCCAGGCTGGCGCGGGATCGATGAGCCTGTTCCGCTGTCCTTGATCGAGGCGCTGCGGGCGGCCCATGCCCGGGGTGCGCGTCTGATGTCGCTGTGCTCCGGCGTAGCGGTGCTGGCCGCGACCGGGCTGCTTGACGGCCGGAAAGCCACGACCCACTGGCGCTATGCCGACACAATTTTGCAAAGGCATCCCGAAATCCATCTCGATCCCGATGTACTCTATGTCGACGAGGGTCAGATCCTGACGGCTGCAGGCAGTGCTGCGGGCATCGATTTGTGCCTGCATGTCGTCCGCCGCGATTTCGGCGCGGATGCCGCCAACAGCGTTGCCCGCCGCCTTGTGGTTCCACCGCATCGGGAAGGCGGACAGGCGCAGTTTATCGAGAGGCCGGTACCGCAGGAACGCGAAGGACAGCGGATGGGGCCGCTGATCGACTGGATCGAGGCCAATCTGCAGCGCGAGGTGACACTGGCCGAAATGGCAGCACGGGCCGGGATGAGCAGCCGGACCTTCCAGCGTCGCTTCCGCGACCTGACAGGTCACAGCCCCGGCGAATTCGTGCTGACCCGCCGGCTGCGCCATGCCTGCGACCTGCTGGAGCGCAGGGCAAGCCTGTCACTCGACGACATCGCGGTCGCATCGGGCTTCGGCACACCGGCGACCCTACGCCATCATTTCCGCACCCGACTGCAAACCAGCCCCGCCGCCTACCGGGCCCGCTTCGGGCAAAGCGCGTGA
- a CDS encoding rhodanese-like domain-containing protein: MPSLVSEIPAADPALVAQHYQARLAFETDCWDVHEVMSRGEADFVLLDVRGPKLYERGHVPGAINLPHGKMTERKMAEWPEDTLFVVYCAGPHCNGTDRAALRLARLGCRVKVMIGGMTGWADEGFEIESGA; the protein is encoded by the coding sequence ATGCCAAGCCTCGTCAGTGAAATTCCCGCCGCCGATCCGGCCCTTGTCGCTCAGCATTATCAGGCGCGGCTCGCCTTCGAGACCGACTGCTGGGATGTGCATGAGGTGATGAGCCGCGGCGAGGCGGACTTCGTGCTTCTCGACGTGCGCGGACCGAAGCTTTACGAAAGGGGGCATGTGCCCGGCGCGATCAACCTGCCGCATGGCAAGATGACCGAGCGGAAGATGGCGGAATGGCCCGAAGATACGCTGTTCGTCGTCTATTGCGCCGGACCGCATTGCAACGGAACCGATCGCGCCGCACTGCGGTTGGCGAGGCTCGGGTGCCGGGTCAAGGTGATGATCGGCGGCATGACCGGCTGGGCGGATGAAGGTTTCGAGATCGAAAGCGGGGCCTGA
- a CDS encoding RNA pyrophosphohydrolase — protein MTEPQSTKPQVKAEDLPYRPCVGIMVLNREGLVWAGRRLSEGNSEYDGSPQLWQMPQGGIDPGEDPLPAAMRELYEETGMKSVSLLAEAGRWINYDLPAHLIGIGLRGKFRGQTQRWFAFRFEGDESEIAINPPPGGHEAEFDAWDWKPMQDLPGLIVPFKRRVYEEVVAEFAHLAG, from the coding sequence ATGACCGAGCCCCAATCGACCAAGCCCCAGGTGAAGGCTGAAGATCTGCCCTATCGCCCCTGTGTCGGGATCATGGTGTTGAACCGCGAGGGTCTCGTCTGGGCGGGACGCCGCCTTTCCGAAGGCAATTCGGAATATGACGGTTCGCCCCAGCTCTGGCAGATGCCGCAGGGTGGGATCGATCCGGGCGAAGATCCGCTACCGGCCGCCATGCGCGAGCTTTATGAGGAGACCGGCATGAAATCCGTCTCCCTGCTCGCCGAAGCCGGCCGTTGGATCAATTACGACCTGCCGGCGCATCTGATCGGGATTGGCCTGCGCGGCAAGTTCCGCGGCCAGACCCAGCGCTGGTTCGCGTTCCGCTTCGAAGGCGACGAAAGCGAAATCGCCATCAACCCTCCGCCGGGTGGCCATGAGGCAGAATTCGACGCCTGGGACTGGAAACCGATGCAGGACCTGCCGGGTCTCATCGTGCCCTTCAAGCGCCGGGTTTACGAAGAGGTCGTCGCCGAATTCGCCCATCTGGCAGGATGA
- a CDS encoding divergent polysaccharide deacetylase family protein, producing the protein MDLHAPLGQERKDKKPGKGSSALSSLAAVLAVVSLAGFSAWTALSPANLRMVPPINLAPAPPETAQAPDTPASSEPQNEAAGIVRSGPNDGALLRRTTTADGNVVTTFSPTGRQGPVIIGTASTQDPRLAGQPNEDLIELTDAGELPVVSASGLRPVDFYARPWSGARGTRIAIVIGGIGLSQTGSQKAIRELPEDITLAFAATGNSLQRWMQEARRKGHEIVLQVPMEPFDYPANDPGRGALLAEKTAATNIANLHQAMAQITNYTGIMNYMGARFLADDKAMDPVMRDIGKRGLMFLDDGSTARSLSGDFAKAIGFPHAYADVMIDAQVDRQAILAKLDELERIARRNGQAIGVGAAFDETIAAVAEWRNEAVARGIEFVGVSVLANDNSP; encoded by the coding sequence ATGGATCTTCATGCACCGCTCGGACAGGAGCGCAAGGACAAGAAGCCAGGCAAAGGCAGTTCTGCTTTGTCCAGTCTTGCGGCTGTTCTTGCCGTTGTCTCCCTTGCAGGCTTTTCCGCATGGACGGCCCTGTCCCCGGCAAACCTGCGCATGGTCCCGCCGATCAATCTCGCCCCTGCACCACCGGAAACGGCCCAGGCTCCAGACACCCCGGCAAGCAGTGAACCGCAGAATGAGGCAGCCGGCATCGTCAGGAGCGGTCCGAACGACGGAGCCCTGCTCCGCCGCACCACCACCGCAGACGGCAATGTCGTCACGACCTTCAGCCCGACGGGTCGACAGGGGCCGGTAATCATCGGCACCGCGTCGACCCAGGATCCGCGACTGGCCGGCCAGCCCAATGAAGACCTGATCGAACTCACCGATGCGGGCGAACTTCCTGTCGTGTCTGCCTCCGGCCTCCGACCCGTCGATTTCTATGCGAGGCCGTGGTCCGGCGCACGCGGCACACGGATCGCGATCGTCATTGGCGGCATCGGCCTCAGCCAGACCGGCAGCCAGAAGGCGATCCGCGAACTGCCCGAGGACATCACCCTCGCTTTCGCCGCAACGGGCAACAGCCTGCAGCGCTGGATGCAGGAGGCGCGCCGCAAGGGACACGAGATCGTTCTTCAGGTGCCGATGGAGCCCTTCGATTATCCGGCCAACGATCCGGGGCGCGGCGCGTTGCTGGCCGAGAAGACGGCAGCGACCAATATCGCCAACCTGCACCAGGCCATGGCGCAGATCACCAACTACACCGGCATCATGAACTATATGGGCGCCCGCTTCCTCGCCGACGACAAGGCCATGGACCCTGTCATGCGCGATATCGGCAAGCGCGGGCTGATGTTCCTCGACGACGGCTCCACCGCGCGCTCGCTGTCGGGTGATTTCGCCAAGGCGATCGGCTTCCCGCATGCCTATGCGGACGTGATGATCGACGCGCAGGTGGATCGCCAGGCGATCCTGGCGAAGCTCGACGAACTGGAGCGTATTGCGCGGCGCAACGGCCAGGCGATCGGCGTCGGTGCGGCTTTTGACGAGACCATTGCAGCGGTCGCCGAATGGCGTAATGAAGCAGTCGCCCGCGGCATCGAATTCGTCGGCGTTTCGGTGCTCGCCAACGACAACAGCCCCTGA
- a CDS encoding S41 family peptidase, with protein MIRRVSLLLVGALMGATAMSVIYSAGVPAQAAGNSTYRELSIFGDVFERIRAQYVTPPDENKLVESAINGMLTSLDPHSVYMNAKDAADMQTQTRGEFGGIGIEVTMEEELVKVITPIDDTPGSKAGILAGDFISEINGESVRGLKLEEAVEKMRGAVNTPIKLTILREGADKPLDITVTREIIAIRAVKSRVEGDVGYLRVISFTEKTYDDLEAAIEKIKKEVPEDKLKGYVLDLRLNPGGLLDQAIYVSDAFLERGEVVSTRSRDPQDTRRFNATAGDLTDGKPVVVLINGGSASASEIVAGALQDLKRATVLGTRSFGKGSVQTIIPMGDKGALRLTTALYYTPSGSSIQGTGIEPDIKVEQPLPEELQGKVRTEGESSLPGHIKGQNENEEGSGSVAYVPPEAKDDVQLNHALDLLRGVKTDPAFPADPQKAALQ; from the coding sequence ATGATACGTAGGGTCTCTCTTCTCCTCGTCGGCGCATTGATGGGCGCAACCGCGATGAGCGTCATTTATTCGGCGGGTGTTCCGGCGCAGGCTGCGGGCAATTCCACCTATCGTGAACTGTCGATCTTCGGCGATGTCTTTGAGCGCATTCGCGCCCAATACGTGACACCGCCGGACGAGAACAAGCTGGTTGAAAGTGCCATCAACGGCATGCTGACCTCGCTAGATCCGCACTCCGTCTACATGAACGCCAAGGATGCGGCCGACATGCAGACCCAGACGCGCGGTGAATTCGGCGGCATCGGCATCGAAGTCACGATGGAGGAAGAACTCGTCAAGGTCATCACGCCGATCGACGACACGCCCGGCTCCAAGGCCGGCATTCTCGCTGGCGACTTCATCTCCGAAATCAACGGCGAAAGCGTGCGCGGCCTCAAGCTCGAGGAAGCTGTCGAAAAGATGCGTGGGGCGGTCAACACCCCGATCAAGCTGACCATCCTGCGCGAGGGTGCCGACAAGCCGTTGGACATCACCGTGACCCGCGAGATCATTGCGATCCGCGCCGTCAAGTCGCGCGTCGAGGGCGATGTCGGTTATCTGCGCGTCATCTCGTTTACCGAGAAGACCTATGACGATCTGGAAGCGGCGATCGAGAAGATCAAGAAGGAAGTCCCGGAAGACAAGTTGAAGGGCTATGTCCTTGACCTGCGTCTCAACCCGGGCGGCCTGCTCGATCAGGCAATCTACGTCTCCGACGCCTTCCTGGAGCGTGGCGAGGTGGTTTCGACCCGTTCGCGCGATCCGCAGGATACCCGCCGCTTCAACGCCACCGCAGGCGATCTGACCGACGGCAAGCCAGTGGTTGTACTGATCAATGGCGGTTCGGCATCGGCATCGGAAATCGTGGCCGGCGCGCTGCAGGATCTGAAGCGTGCGACCGTGCTCGGCACCCGCTCCTTCGGCAAGGGTTCCGTGCAGACCATCATCCCGATGGGCGACAAGGGCGCACTGCGCCTGACAACGGCACTCTATTACACACCCTCCGGCAGTTCGATCCAGGGAACCGGCATCGAGCCCGACATCAAGGTCGAGCAGCCGCTTCCGGAAGAGCTTCAGGGCAAGGTGCGGACCGAAGGCGAATCCTCTCTTCCAGGCCACATCAAGGGCCAGAACGAGAACGAGGAAGGCTCCGGCTCGGTTGCCTATGTGCCGCCGGAAGCCAAGGACGACGTCCAGCTCAACCATGCACTCGATCTGCTGCGTGGCGTGAAGACCGATCCGGCCTTCCCCGCCGATCCGCAGAAGGCCGCTCTGCAGTAA
- a CDS encoding murein hydrolase activator EnvC family protein, which translates to MKPLPTAANDNARLIDGSRRKVGLAAAFVLAALLASASPLPTHAQQNTPADTHTTTGALPPAPAATGDRIIPDPAPDPALELRSKRDQVSSELQEIAASMKLSEEKATELENSIAELEKTSESLKTALIESAKRRKDIENRINQGEKRLADIGLREDEIRGSFRERRATLAEVLAALQRMGRNPPPALLVSPEDALGSVRTAILLGAVVPGIRRETDKLAADLEELIALRNAGKQEMDSLVAAIANRQEEERRMDLLLVENDRLARTNSLQLQAERKQSEALAERASTMEALIRSLESEITSVRQAAELARAEEARRSQMSEEQRARALELAQSGLPDKNRIAPAYPFSELKQKLDLPVAGETLRQFGDPDGTGHQAQGIVIASQPGSLVTAPADAWVVFAGNFRSYGQMIILNTGDGYHMVLSGMDRISTSQGKFVLSGEPLATMGEKRVASATVLALETDRPTLYIELRKDGKPVDSRPWWVGGDSGKAQNDT; encoded by the coding sequence ATGAAGCCTTTGCCCACTGCAGCCAATGACAATGCACGTCTGATCGACGGCAGCCGCCGCAAGGTTGGCTTGGCGGCGGCCTTTGTTCTGGCGGCACTCCTGGCGTCGGCATCCCCGCTTCCGACCCATGCGCAACAGAACACGCCTGCGGATACTCATACCACCACTGGCGCGCTGCCGCCGGCGCCGGCAGCAACGGGTGACCGTATCATACCGGATCCGGCGCCTGATCCAGCCCTCGAACTGCGTTCCAAACGCGATCAGGTGAGCTCGGAGTTGCAGGAAATCGCCGCCAGCATGAAGCTGTCGGAAGAAAAGGCGACCGAACTTGAGAACAGCATCGCAGAGCTGGAAAAGACCTCGGAGAGCCTGAAGACGGCGCTGATCGAATCGGCCAAACGCCGCAAGGACATCGAAAATCGGATCAACCAGGGCGAGAAGCGGCTCGCCGATATCGGCCTGCGTGAGGATGAGATCCGCGGCTCCTTCCGGGAGCGTCGGGCGACGCTGGCGGAGGTCCTGGCCGCTCTCCAGCGGATGGGTCGCAATCCGCCGCCGGCCCTGCTGGTCAGTCCCGAGGACGCACTCGGCTCCGTACGCACCGCCATTCTGCTGGGAGCTGTGGTTCCCGGTATTCGCCGTGAAACGGACAAGCTGGCCGCTGATCTCGAAGAGTTGATCGCACTCCGGAATGCCGGGAAGCAGGAGATGGACAGCCTCGTCGCGGCCATCGCCAACCGCCAGGAAGAAGAGCGGCGGATGGATCTTCTCCTTGTCGAAAACGATCGGCTTGCCCGCACGAATTCGCTGCAGCTGCAGGCAGAACGCAAGCAATCGGAGGCACTTGCCGAACGTGCTTCGACGATGGAGGCCCTGATCCGGTCGCTCGAAAGCGAGATCACTTCGGTGCGCCAGGCGGCCGAACTTGCCCGCGCCGAAGAGGCAAGGCGCAGCCAGATGAGCGAGGAGCAGAGAGCCCGCGCGCTGGAGCTCGCCCAGTCTGGACTGCCCGATAAAAACCGCATTGCGCCAGCATATCCGTTCTCTGAGCTGAAGCAGAAACTGGACTTGCCGGTTGCCGGCGAAACCCTGCGACAGTTCGGCGATCCGGACGGGACAGGCCACCAGGCGCAGGGCATCGTCATTGCCTCACAGCCCGGGTCGCTGGTAACCGCACCGGCCGATGCATGGGTAGTGTTTGCTGGAAATTTCCGAAGCTACGGCCAGATGATCATTCTGAATACGGGCGACGGCTATCATATGGTGCTGTCTGGCATGGACCGGATCAGCACGAGCCAAGGCAAGTTCGTCCTCTCTGGGGAGCCTCTGGCGACCATGGGTGAGAAAAGAGTGGCAAGCGCGACAGTATTGGCGCTGGAAACCGATCGGCCGACGCTTTACATTGAACTTCGGAAAGACGGTAAACCGGTTGATTCCCGTCCCTGGTGGGTCGGAGGCGATTCTGGAAAGGCACAGAATGATACGTAG
- the rlmH gene encoding 23S rRNA (pseudouridine(1915)-N(3))-methyltransferase RlmH codes for MKIGIYAVGRLKAGPEKELASRYLDRFAKAGPQCGLEFTRSVELNESRAGNADTRKREEAQELSRQIPDGALIVVLDERGKAFDSAEFAKFVGDAADNGQRDMALVIGGADGIDPDLRDRARLVLNLGKLTWPHQLVRILIAEQLYRAVTILTGHPYHRV; via the coding sequence ATGAAAATTGGCATCTATGCCGTGGGCCGGCTGAAAGCCGGTCCGGAGAAGGAACTCGCGTCCCGCTATCTGGACCGCTTCGCCAAGGCCGGACCGCAATGCGGCCTGGAATTCACGCGCTCCGTGGAGCTGAATGAAAGCCGCGCCGGCAATGCCGACACGAGAAAGCGCGAGGAAGCCCAGGAGCTTTCCCGTCAGATCCCCGACGGCGCGCTGATCGTCGTCCTCGACGAGCGCGGCAAGGCCTTTGACAGCGCCGAATTTGCGAAATTCGTCGGCGACGCTGCCGACAACGGCCAGCGCGACATGGCCTTGGTCATCGGCGGCGCCGATGGCATTGACCCCGACCTGCGTGATCGTGCCCGCCTCGTCCTCAATCTTGGCAAACTGACCTGGCCACATCAGCTGGTCCGCATCCTGATCGCCGAGCAGCTTTATCGGGCCGTGACCATCCTGACGGGACATCCCTATCACCGCGTTTGA